A part of Vulcanisaeta moutnovskia 768-28 genomic DNA contains:
- a CDS encoding glycosyltransferase family 4 protein, giving the protein MRVCILEEFTRLGGGQVYAMQLAKALTELGHSVEFVVTSDVKVDPGYPIRHVETSFKASYDPHSLLIDYLNFRKLRRLIGKYVEDCDIVINNHPNFIPYSKGPIVLHGLSFIDFIIDEWGNVKNDLLFWVLSRIYKMYDGSFMIYNSRYTMNLAKKLLPRMGIEPNNEYVLSPHYTISTEEIPQKEDYVLTVGRLEWNKGFRELISIAPRIRRRIIIIGRTDTRESKEVIRRLKAISNIDVVPDADEKTKEEYYKHASIYLHLKPNEHFGISVLDAIATATIPIVPRTGGPWIDIAEEGKYGLGYSKIEEIPELIDKAEQLISRERIHKNRERYSPTNFRARLNALISVIEKEYVK; this is encoded by the coding sequence ATGAGGGTGTGCATACTCGAGGAATTCACGAGGCTTGGCGGTGGTCAGGTCTACGCCATGCAACTAGCCAAGGCGTTAACCGAGCTTGGGCACTCAGTAGAGTTCGTAGTTACTAGTGACGTTAAGGTCGACCCAGGGTACCCAATTAGACACGTTGAAACAAGCTTTAAGGCATCCTACGACCCGCACTCACTACTCATTGACTACCTCAACTTCAGGAAGTTAAGGAGGTTAATTGGCAAGTACGTTGAGGACTGCGACATAGTGATAAATAATCATCCAAACTTCATACCGTATAGTAAAGGGCCAATAGTGCTCCATGGGCTATCCTTCATAGACTTCATAATAGACGAGTGGGGCAACGTGAAGAATGACCTACTATTCTGGGTACTGTCCCGGATTTACAAGATGTACGATGGTTCATTCATGATCTACAACTCTAGGTACACAATGAACCTAGCCAAGAAATTATTACCAAGAATGGGGATAGAGCCAAATAACGAATACGTACTAAGCCCACACTACACAATAAGCACGGAAGAGATACCACAGAAGGAGGACTACGTACTCACCGTAGGCAGACTAGAGTGGAACAAGGGATTCAGGGAACTAATAAGCATAGCACCGAGGATAAGGAGGAGGATAATAATCATAGGCAGAACAGACACGAGGGAATCCAAGGAAGTGATCAGGAGGCTTAAGGCAATAAGCAATATAGATGTGGTGCCAGACGCGGACGAGAAAACAAAGGAGGAATACTACAAACACGCATCGATATACCTACACCTAAAACCAAACGAGCACTTCGGAATATCAGTACTAGACGCAATAGCCACAGCAACAATACCAATAGTACCAAGGACAGGAGGACCCTGGATAGACATAGCGGAGGAGGGAAAATACGGACTGGGCTACAGCAAGATCGAGGAAATACCAGAATTAATAGACAAAGCTGAACAACTAATAAGCAGAGAAAGGATACACAAAAACAGGGAAAGATACAGCCCAACAAACTTCAGGGCAAGGCTTAACGCATTAATAAGCGTGATTGAGAAGGAGTATGTCAAATAA
- a CDS encoding PaREP1 family protein gives MNTEALERPLPKPTTEDYVSARLLEALVEASLAIRFLKDGLVRNAASKAFQAWRALLAALLRLELDKLLQIAKTDEERKWLRERAVPRVPTSRMKALSQLLESVGYVDASLWTDKALDLHDYQYNGPDPDMVMSKYRGRDEAAYDVTKLISGVVKYVEAIKERVKWDEELENAFKALKRELGAKVE, from the coding sequence GTGAATACTGAAGCCCTTGAGAGACCTTTGCCTAAGCCGACCACGGAGGATTATGTCAGTGCTAGGTTACTGGAGGCTTTGGTTGAGGCTTCACTGGCGATTAGGTTCCTAAAGGACGGCCTCGTTAGGAATGCCGCGAGTAAGGCATTCCAGGCTTGGCGTGCCTTGTTGGCTGCCCTACTCAGGCTTGAGTTAGATAAACTACTTCAGATAGCCAAGACCGACGAGGAGAGGAAATGGCTCAGGGAAAGGGCAGTACCAAGGGTACCAACGAGTAGGATGAAGGCATTGTCCCAATTACTGGAGTCCGTGGGCTATGTCGATGCATCACTATGGACAGATAAAGCATTAGACTTGCATGATTACCAGTACAACGGGCCGGACCCGGACATGGTAATGAGCAAGTATAGAGGTAGGGATGAGGCCGCCTATGATGTAACTAAATTAATAAGTGGTGTGGTTAAATATGTGGAAGCAATAAAGGAAAGGGTCAAGTGGGATGAGGAGCTTGAAAACGCGTTCAAGGCTTTAAAGAGGGAGCTCGGTGCTAAAGTGGAATGA
- a CDS encoding PD-(D/E)XK nuclease family protein has translation MSIKDEFLRLLREDEEFRLLVMAYLGISDVQSALGRLVDAVGGLVRSQSVVMDVLSKILENIEKLWENQNKLWEEVKALRESQNKLWEENNKIWQEVKALRENQERLWQEVKALRENQDKTWKEIEKLWQELKTFREEQEKRWQENEKRWEETYKRFEAIETELRNLREDFNKSIMAVNRRLDALGARWGLISEEAFREGMRGVVERILGVAKVEKWSYNDVNGEVYGHPAMIDVDIVVKDGSHILVEVKSSVSRDDVAEFWRIGRLYERVNGVKPRLVIVSPYVDDRAMELARELGIEIYTEVT, from the coding sequence GTGAGTATTAAGGATGAGTTTTTGCGTTTGTTGAGAGAGGATGAGGAGTTTAGGCTTTTGGTTATGGCTTACCTGGGCATCTCGGACGTTCAGTCGGCTCTTGGGCGATTGGTTGATGCTGTGGGTGGTTTGGTTAGGAGTCAGTCTGTGGTGATGGATGTCTTGAGCAAGATCCTCGAGAACATCGAGAAGCTTTGGGAAAACCAAAACAAACTGTGGGAGGAGGTTAAGGCACTACGCGAGAGCCAGAACAAGTTATGGGAGGAAAACAACAAGATATGGCAAGAGGTGAAGGCATTGAGGGAAAATCAGGAGAGGCTGTGGCAGGAGGTCAAGGCTTTGCGTGAGAATCAGGACAAGACCTGGAAGGAAATCGAGAAGCTATGGCAGGAACTAAAAACCTTCAGGGAGGAGCAGGAGAAAAGATGGCAAGAAAACGAAAAAAGATGGGAGGAGACGTATAAAAGGTTTGAGGCGATTGAGACCGAGTTGAGGAATTTACGGGAGGACTTTAACAAGTCTATAATGGCCGTTAATAGGAGGTTGGATGCGTTGGGTGCTAGGTGGGGGTTAATTTCTGAAGAGGCGTTTAGGGAGGGTATGAGAGGTGTTGTTGAGAGAATTCTTGGGGTTGCTAAGGTTGAGAAGTGGAGTTATAATGACGTTAATGGTGAGGTCTACGGTCACCCTGCCATGATCGATGTAGATATTGTGGTGAAGGATGGCAGCCACATATTGGTTGAGGTTAAGTCTAGCGTATCAAGGGATGATGTTGCTGAATTTTGGAGAATTGGTAGACTTTACGAGAGGGTTAATGGTGTTAAACCTAGGCTTGTCATTGTTTCGCCTTATGTTGATGATAGGGCTATGGAGCTTGCCAGGGAGCTTGGCATTGAGATTTACACAGAGGTTACATAG
- the rfbB gene encoding dTDP-glucose 4,6-dehydratase, translating into MGRYRILVTGGAGFIGSNFVRFSRYLGNDITVYDAFTYAGRYENLPRDVEVIKGDITDYDRLKDVVQRIHPEIIVNFAAETHVDRSIVNPEPFIRTNVYGVYTILKIVKEFGTRLIHISTDEVYGDMEGKEPADENTVLRPSNPYAATKAAGDALIMAFHRTYGVDAIIIRPSNNYGPYQYPEKLIPRTVIRALNDIPVVVHGDGSQRRDWLYVEDTCRAVLTIIEKGVSGEIYNVPGFNEKSILQVVEDALRVLNKPKALIRFVSDRPGQDRRYIMKGDKILSLGWRPLVIWEDGLKKTIKWYLENEWWWRPLLSDEFFRKDTPW; encoded by the coding sequence ATGGGTCGATACAGGATTCTGGTTACTGGTGGTGCTGGATTTATCGGTAGTAATTTTGTTAGATTTTCACGGTATTTAGGTAATGATATCACGGTCTATGATGCTTTTACGTATGCTGGTCGTTATGAGAATTTACCTAGGGATGTTGAGGTGATAAAGGGTGACATTACTGATTATGATAGGTTGAAGGATGTCGTACAGAGAATTCATCCTGAGATCATCGTTAATTTCGCCGCGGAGACACATGTCGATAGGAGTATAGTGAACCCTGAACCCTTTATTAGGACGAATGTATATGGGGTATATACAATACTAAAGATTGTGAAGGAATTCGGGACTAGGCTTATCCATATATCTACGGATGAGGTTTACGGTGACATGGAGGGTAAGGAACCTGCTGATGAGAATACGGTATTGAGACCAAGTAATCCTTACGCAGCCACAAAGGCCGCCGGTGATGCCTTAATAATGGCATTTCACAGAACCTACGGTGTTGACGCTATTATAATACGTCCATCTAACAATTACGGTCCTTACCAATACCCTGAAAAGTTAATACCAAGAACCGTGATTAGAGCTCTTAACGATATCCCAGTCGTTGTCCATGGTGACGGGTCACAGAGGAGAGATTGGCTTTATGTTGAGGATACCTGCAGGGCAGTCCTAACGATTATCGAGAAGGGAGTATCCGGCGAAATCTATAATGTGCCGGGCTTTAATGAAAAAAGCATTCTTCAGGTTGTTGAGGATGCACTACGGGTACTTAATAAGCCGAAGGCGTTGATACGTTTCGTTAGTGATAGACCTGGCCAAGATAGAAGATACATCATGAAGGGAGATAAGATTTTGTCCTTGGGCTGGAGACCATTGGTTATTTGGGAAGATGGATTGAAGAAGACAATTAAGTGGTACTTAGAAAATGAGTGGTGGTGGAGACCGCTCCTTAGTGATGAATTCTTTAGGAAAGACACACCGTGGTGA
- a CDS encoding glucose-1-phosphate thymidylyltransferase: protein MALTSIILVAGEGTRLRPLTYTLPKPLIPIMGKPLVVRLIEGLRDVGLSSFYVVVGHLGFLFRQLLGDGSELNVSIKYVEQRERLGIAHAIHRAIEEGANGQLVVHLGDNYFGEGINSFIREFMEGDYDVFIVLTRHKDPTRFGNAIISDGKVVKLIEKPREVPPNSYVVTGIYMFKDSRDVERAFSTLKPSARGEYEITDLIQWFINNGHRVGYAITNSWWKDMGTHQDILDLLYLMLDEIKSRIEGEVRGEVNGRVIIEKGAMVEGFVHGPAYIGKGSVIGRETVIEHYVDVETNASINGGSVSRSIVLDNARLELGRARIIDSIIGPNSRIRLTNGISRLIIGEGNVIESM from the coding sequence ATGGCATTAACAAGCATCATATTAGTGGCGGGCGAGGGTACTAGGCTTAGGCCATTAACGTATACATTGCCGAAACCGTTAATACCAATAATGGGTAAACCACTCGTCGTTAGGTTGATTGAGGGATTGCGGGATGTAGGTTTAAGTAGTTTCTATGTGGTTGTTGGGCACCTTGGTTTCCTCTTTAGACAGTTGCTCGGTGATGGTTCTGAGCTTAATGTTAGCATTAAGTATGTTGAGCAGAGGGAGAGGCTTGGTATTGCCCATGCGATACATAGGGCTATTGAGGAAGGCGCCAACGGGCAACTAGTTGTTCATCTTGGTGATAATTACTTCGGTGAGGGCATTAACAGCTTCATTAGGGAGTTTATGGAGGGTGATTATGACGTATTTATAGTATTAACGAGGCATAAAGACCCGACCAGGTTTGGTAATGCCATTATTAGTGATGGCAAGGTCGTGAAGCTCATAGAGAAGCCCAGGGAAGTCCCGCCCAATAGTTATGTGGTGACTGGCATATACATGTTCAAGGATTCAAGGGATGTGGAGAGAGCCTTCAGTACGTTGAAGCCATCAGCTAGGGGTGAGTACGAGATAACGGACCTAATCCAGTGGTTTATTAATAATGGACACAGGGTTGGTTATGCAATAACCAATAGTTGGTGGAAGGACATGGGGACACATCAGGACATACTCGACCTACTATACCTAATGCTCGATGAGATTAAGTCGAGGATTGAGGGTGAGGTTAGGGGTGAGGTGAATGGCAGGGTTATTATTGAGAAGGGCGCCATGGTTGAGGGCTTTGTGCATGGACCGGCCTACATAGGTAAGGGTTCGGTCATTGGTAGGGAGACCGTGATCGAGCACTATGTCGATGTTGAGACGAATGCCAGCATAAATGGTGGTAGTGTGAGCAGGAGTATTGTACTTGACAACGCAAGGCTGGAGCTTGGTAGGGCTAGGATAATAGATAGCATAATTGGACCGAACTCGAGGATAAGGCTAACTAATGGTATTAGCAGGTTAATAATTGGTGAAGGTAATGTGATAGAAAGTATGTAA
- a CDS encoding polysaccharide biosynthesis protein encodes MKRESAIAGVVLNYLPTATNYALAIAYIVVLTRYIPLTQYGYYNALFAIVNAIGSLIPIPGISGAIAREGAIEYIRGGNIRPYFAALVFMSLIMAIIYAAVLVIAIPIYLINGIPHWLLGTVYIYLGTVVAQSLAGALGLYLWLMGRVVTQGAGSTVNMLLMRFLEVLLIVVMRNVYAIAISTLIGSVAQLLYYLGNIKDLVSPILGIGIITSRVKYILEFGFQSWILGYMGILSFSLFTYLVYRYLGPDATGIYGLAAAMVNAVIALGPAVSTVLNSRVSHGLGLGIDVRSIFRDFAIPTFIASAIMVQLIVLALPILPRLGIINGDYVRSIPYASALFASAPFAVAVTVYTSYYWVIGKGWYALVANLVGLGIGLAMYVLLHILGLYMAVVSNYVMYIVILTFFWVLEKWNIMNSTVSIIGLSTFLTLISSWTLPLNDPPITWPAMQLITITITIISLYIVKPLPKSLLDQLPRFARPLLIPFTK; translated from the coding sequence ATGAAGAGAGAAAGTGCCATTGCCGGTGTTGTATTGAATTATTTACCGACAGCTACTAATTATGCATTGGCAATAGCTTATATAGTTGTTTTAACAAGGTACATACCATTGACGCAATATGGTTATTATAATGCGCTTTTTGCTATTGTCAATGCCATAGGTTCGTTGATACCAATACCAGGAATATCGGGTGCTATCGCTAGGGAAGGTGCTATTGAGTACATTAGGGGTGGTAATATTAGGCCTTACTTTGCGGCCTTGGTATTTATGTCATTAATAATGGCTATCATATATGCCGCAGTACTCGTGATTGCCATACCGATTTATTTAATTAATGGCATTCCGCATTGGTTGCTAGGTACTGTCTACATATACCTGGGCACCGTGGTTGCTCAGTCGCTGGCTGGTGCCTTAGGCCTGTACCTGTGGCTTATGGGTAGGGTTGTAACCCAGGGTGCTGGTTCTACGGTTAACATGCTTCTCATGAGGTTTCTCGAGGTTTTGCTTATTGTGGTTATGCGTAATGTTTATGCAATAGCCATCTCGACCCTTATTGGGTCGGTAGCGCAATTACTGTATTACTTAGGTAATATAAAGGACCTTGTTAGTCCTATCCTTGGTATTGGAATAATCACCTCTAGGGTCAAGTACATCCTTGAGTTTGGTTTTCAGTCCTGGATCCTTGGTTACATGGGTATACTAAGCTTTAGTTTATTCACGTACTTGGTGTACAGGTATTTAGGTCCCGACGCGACGGGTATTTACGGACTTGCCGCGGCAATGGTCAACGCAGTCATAGCCCTCGGGCCTGCGGTGTCCACAGTCCTCAATAGTAGGGTTTCTCACGGCCTTGGGCTTGGTATTGATGTCAGGAGCATTTTTAGGGATTTTGCAATCCCAACCTTCATAGCCTCAGCCATCATGGTACAATTAATAGTCCTTGCATTACCCATATTGCCCAGGCTTGGTATTATAAATGGTGATTATGTACGCTCAATACCATACGCATCAGCCCTATTCGCCTCCGCACCCTTTGCCGTTGCCGTCACCGTTTATACATCGTATTACTGGGTCATTGGTAAAGGCTGGTACGCGTTGGTGGCTAACTTGGTTGGGCTTGGCATTGGACTTGCAATGTATGTGCTTCTACATATCCTGGGGCTTTATATGGCTGTTGTCAGTAATTATGTAATGTACATAGTCATATTAACCTTCTTCTGGGTCTTAGAGAAATGGAACATTATGAACAGTACCGTTAGCATCATTGGCTTATCCACATTCCTAACCCTGATATCCTCATGGACCCTACCACTTAATGACCCACCGATTACCTGGCCCGCCATGCAACTAATAACCATTACCATAACCATTATATCACTATACATTGTTAAACCCCTGCCTAAGTCATTGCTTGATCAATTACCTAGGTTCGCAAGACCATTATTAATACCATTTACAAAGTAA
- the thyX gene encoding FAD-dependent thymidylate synthase: MVNIIKPRVELVLTWGNEELIAAMTDVIYRAHTIEDAMRKVKEKPELVTRRIISFLWDGHHSVLEFMGASWLIEGSRAFTHELVRHRVASYWQESQRYVDYTKGQLRYVLPPNLASDWTSHLDNVSQAYIKAREGFAPEDARYLLPNAMASRVWVQMNAREFFLNFIPLRTGLGAFHEIRLITWLMFTTLIDKFPITARWIWENLPRLHPDYCRGIDKLKDLYGTDDCRLVSIEDSFRRWQIEIPETLRALMGGK, from the coding sequence GTGGTTAACATAATTAAACCAAGGGTTGAGCTTGTGCTTACTTGGGGTAATGAGGAGCTAATAGCGGCAATGACCGATGTTATCTATAGGGCACACACAATCGAGGATGCCATGAGGAAAGTTAAGGAGAAGCCCGAACTCGTGACTAGGAGGATAATTAGTTTCCTTTGGGATGGGCATCACAGTGTGCTTGAGTTCATGGGTGCGAGCTGGCTCATCGAGGGTAGTAGGGCGTTCACACATGAGCTTGTTAGGCATAGGGTGGCTAGTTACTGGCAGGAGAGTCAGAGGTACGTGGACTACACAAAGGGGCAGCTACGCTACGTACTGCCGCCAAACCTAGCCAGTGATTGGACTAGTCATCTTGATAATGTATCACAGGCCTACATAAAGGCTAGGGAGGGCTTCGCACCCGAGGATGCCAGGTATTTACTACCTAATGCAATGGCCAGTAGGGTTTGGGTTCAGATGAATGCCAGGGAGTTCTTCCTAAACTTCATACCGCTCAGAACCGGGCTTGGGGCCTTTCATGAGATTAGGCTGATTACATGGCTAATGTTCACTACACTGATTGACAAATTCCCAATAACTGCCAGGTGGATTTGGGAAAACCTACCAAGGCTACACCCAGACTACTGCAGGGGCATTGATAAGTTGAAGGACTTGTACGGCACCGACGACTGTAGGTTAGTAAGCATTGAGGACTCATTTAGGAGGTGGCAGATTGAGATCCCGGAGACATTAAGAGCCTTAATGGGTGGGAAATGA
- a CDS encoding ABC transporter ATP-binding protein translates to MGMPPIVKTVNLRKYYLAYKMGLLDRLFGKKPAWVRAVDNVNIEIEEGETLGLIGESGSGKTTLGKLLVTLERPDGGEYYFMGEKVTEDKIPWVRQQVAMVFQNPYSSLNPRLTVKEIISEPLGHFDEDRVREAMEMVGLNYREHSNKRPRELSGGQVQRVAVARAIVKRPRFIVLDEPTSALDASLQAQVLNLLMDLKEQLGLTYLFITHNIAIAYYISDRVAIMYAGKIVEMGNVDEVFKKPMHPYTQLLMKSVPTIGRKELEPPTGEVPSLVNPPPGCRFHPRCPYIMSVCKEKEPPLINVNNRQVACWLYQQ, encoded by the coding sequence ATGGGCATGCCCCCAATAGTTAAGACTGTAAATCTCAGGAAGTATTACCTAGCCTATAAGATGGGGTTATTGGATAGGTTATTTGGTAAGAAGCCTGCCTGGGTTAGGGCTGTGGATAATGTGAATATTGAGATTGAGGAGGGCGAGACCCTGGGACTAATTGGTGAGAGCGGTTCTGGAAAGACAACACTAGGTAAGTTATTAGTCACGCTCGAGAGACCCGACGGCGGTGAGTACTACTTCATGGGCGAAAAGGTTACTGAGGATAAGATACCTTGGGTTAGGCAGCAGGTTGCCATGGTATTCCAAAACCCATATAGTTCACTCAATCCGAGACTCACGGTTAAGGAAATAATCTCAGAACCACTCGGGCATTTTGATGAGGACAGGGTTAGGGAGGCAATGGAAATGGTTGGGCTCAACTATAGGGAGCATAGTAATAAGAGACCTAGGGAATTATCTGGTGGTCAGGTTCAGAGGGTTGCCGTTGCGAGGGCCATTGTTAAGAGGCCTAGGTTTATAGTACTCGATGAACCTACGTCTGCGCTGGACGCGTCATTACAGGCCCAGGTGCTTAACCTATTAATGGATCTTAAGGAACAGTTGGGACTGACCTACCTCTTCATAACACATAACATAGCCATAGCCTACTACATATCCGACAGGGTGGCCATAATGTATGCAGGCAAGATCGTGGAGATGGGTAATGTCGATGAGGTGTTCAAGAAGCCAATGCATCCATATACGCAGTTACTAATGAAGTCAGTACCGACAATAGGTAGGAAAGAGCTTGAGCCGCCGACTGGTGAGGTCCCAAGCCTAGTAAATCCACCACCTGGTTGTAGATTCCACCCGAGGTGCCCATATATAATGAGTGTGTGTAAGGAAAAGGAGCCACCGCTAATTAATGTTAATAATAGGCAGGTCGCCTGCTGGCTATATCAGCAATAA
- a CDS encoding ABC transporter ATP-binding protein, translated as MALLSIKDLFVGYRTIMGTLHVLDDVNLEINKGEIVGIVGESGSGKSTLGQAIARVLPGNAIASGSIMVDGVNLLELSEKEMENYRGTTVFMILQNPFTSLNPVKTVGYQLMEAARIRMERSGEKYSEDRAYEMAIQALKDLRFPDPEIIMLRYPHQLSGGQIQRVVLAMSLILRPKILIADEPTSALDVTIQAQVINLFKQLSKEMETAILFITHDISLAYVISTRLVVLYAGRIMEDGDIESVIREPMHPYTQGLIAGVPDLSKFVSGKIKLQSIPGNPPSFLDLPSGCKFHPRCPYVKDICKVQEPKLTRVNNRIVRCWLYGG; from the coding sequence ATGGCATTATTATCAATTAAAGACCTATTTGTTGGTTATAGGACTATCATGGGAACACTGCATGTGCTTGATGATGTAAACCTCGAAATTAATAAGGGCGAGATAGTGGGTATTGTTGGTGAGAGTGGCTCTGGTAAGTCAACACTTGGTCAAGCAATTGCTAGGGTATTACCAGGCAATGCCATTGCCTCTGGGAGTATAATGGTTGATGGTGTTAATCTGTTGGAGCTTAGTGAGAAGGAAATGGAGAATTATAGGGGCACTACGGTATTCATGATTCTACAGAACCCATTCACAAGTCTTAATCCCGTTAAGACAGTTGGTTATCAACTCATGGAGGCTGCCCGGATCAGGATGGAAAGGAGTGGTGAGAAGTATAGTGAGGATAGGGCTTATGAGATGGCGATACAAGCCCTTAAGGACCTTAGGTTCCCAGACCCAGAAATAATAATGCTTAGGTACCCGCATCAATTATCCGGTGGTCAGATCCAGAGGGTTGTGCTTGCAATGTCATTAATACTGAGGCCAAAGATACTCATTGCCGATGAGCCAACGTCGGCTTTAGACGTCACGATACAGGCACAGGTAATAAACCTATTCAAGCAGTTGAGTAAGGAGATGGAGACAGCAATCCTATTCATAACCCACGATATAAGCCTAGCATACGTAATATCCACGAGGCTTGTGGTTCTCTACGCAGGACGTATAATGGAGGATGGGGACATAGAATCCGTGATTAGGGAGCCAATGCACCCATACACCCAGGGATTAATAGCCGGCGTCCCCGATCTATCTAAATTCGTTAGTGGCAAGATTAAGCTACAGTCAATACCTGGGAACCCACCATCATTCCTAGACCTACCAAGCGGCTGTAAGTTCCATCCAAGGTGTCCATACGTTAAGGATATATGTAAGGTTCAGGAGCCAAAATTAACAAGGGTTAATAATAGGATAGTTAGGTGTTGGCTTTATGGTGGGTGA
- a CDS encoding ABC transporter permease: protein MTEQVTEKRRAGGLAAGIWSWIKLISRDPAGLVGLIIVAAFVIWSIIQGVLELLATYLRYPRLGWVLLPGNPFAQNLAAAFQPPSWMHLMGTNYMGQDILARILYSIPYSAAYPAFLVVLSAILIGAALGISAGYLGGWWDEILMRITDAFLSVPAIILAIVVSVLLKASFIGMIYSFIIVWWPIYARLFRAETLRVKAMDYIAAAQLYGVSPIKLFFKYLFINAIDPIIAYAMLDFGNVILAASILNFIGVGLQPGLPILGEMASDGVSWGFPKYWWWAIFPSIVILIIALGFVLLGDRLQDIIGGRAVY from the coding sequence ATGACAGAGCAGGTAACTGAAAAAAGGAGGGCTGGTGGACTTGCAGCGGGTATTTGGTCTTGGATTAAATTAATATCTAGGGATCCGGCAGGTCTTGTTGGTCTCATTATTGTGGCTGCCTTCGTCATTTGGTCAATAATACAGGGCGTACTTGAATTACTAGCTACATACCTCAGGTACCCAAGGCTTGGTTGGGTATTGCTCCCGGGTAATCCATTTGCTCAGAACTTAGCAGCTGCGTTTCAACCACCATCATGGATGCATCTAATGGGTACTAATTACATGGGCCAGGACATACTGGCCAGGATACTATATTCAATACCCTATAGTGCGGCTTACCCAGCTTTTCTCGTTGTGCTCTCGGCAATACTAATTGGTGCTGCCCTAGGCATTAGTGCTGGTTACCTAGGTGGTTGGTGGGATGAAATACTCATGAGGATAACCGATGCCTTCCTATCAGTGCCAGCAATAATACTTGCCATAGTCGTCTCAGTACTACTCAAGGCAAGTTTCATAGGTATGATTTACTCTTTCATAATTGTTTGGTGGCCAATATACGCAAGGCTCTTCAGGGCTGAGACACTTAGGGTTAAGGCCATGGATTACATAGCGGCTGCGCAACTCTACGGTGTTTCACCAATTAAGCTCTTCTTTAAGTACCTATTCATTAACGCAATTGATCCAATAATAGCTTATGCAATGCTAGACTTTGGTAATGTGATATTAGCCGCGTCAATACTGAACTTCATAGGTGTTGGTCTACAGCCTGGACTACCAATACTAGGTGAGATGGCATCTGACGGTGTTAGTTGGGGATTCCCGAAGTACTGGTGGTGGGCTATATTCCCAAGCATAGTAATATTAATAATTGCGCTCGGTTTCGTACTACTTGGTGATAGATTGCAGGACATAATAGGCGGTAGGGCAGTGTACTGA